In Acidobacteriota bacterium, the sequence CGGGGTTTTCATCAGCCATAAATCCTCCTTGCAGGCTTTGAAATCTATGCCGTGTTTATAAACACAATACGAAACAAACGGAAATAACCGAACCAACGGAACTCATTATTCCGTCTGCTCGCCAGTCAGGTTTTGCGACTGTTGGTCGGGCAAAGCAACGCTACATACAATGATGCAACCTATCTTGCCAGTCGAATGCTTTGAATGATTTGTTGAAATGCCGGTTTATATTTTTCTATTTCATCCTGCGGGCAGATGGTGACGAAATAAAATAACCGACCATCGGATGTCGCTGTTGTGTAAATCACATCGATTTCCATCACTCCCGTGACCGGTGATTGTCCTGCCAGCACTGTCGCATAGCCTTGCCGGTCGCCGAAGTTTATCGCTTCGGGTTGGCGGGCAAGTTGAAAATCGGGATTGGCGCTGATTTGCGCTCTCACGAAGGCTTCCGTAGCCGATTCCAGATCGTGTTGTTCAACCGGCATCGCACCGATGAAAATTCCGTGGGTTGCGTAAACCGTGCCTTCCATCTCGCCATATGCGCCCTGCGGAGCGAATATCAAATTGACTTCATCCGATGTCGCGCCTTCCCAATTGGCGGGCACTTCGAGCGCGAATGAATCATCCTTCGCTTGATAGCTTTTAAATTCCGAAGACGGCGGTTCGGGACGATTGCCCATGTAGGTCGGAACTTTACCAACGCGACGCGGTTCTTCCGAAGTCATCGCCGAACGGTTGCCCGTGAGCCTTGCTTTAATTTGTTCAAACTCCGGCGTGGTGCGTACAGGATTGGCGCTCACCGGCAATGACGAATAAATATCGGCGATGGCTTTGACGCGATTGCCCGGGTCCGGGTGGTCGCTCATGATTTCCGGCACACGCTTGCCGCCGCTCAGTTTTTCAAGAGTTTGAAAAAAGTTTGCCAGATCGCGCGGGTCATATCCGGCTTCAGCCATAATGCGCGCCCCTTCAATGTCGGCTTGGGTTTCCGCTGTGCGCCCGAATTTCAAAAACAGGGCGTTTGCGCCCGCGCCGCCAATCGCTTGAATGACCTGTCCGAGGTCTGTGTCGCTGCCGCCCGCAAGTCCGCCGAGAACGCTCAGTCCGGCTTGCGCGATATAAGCTTTGGTTGCCTGATTGGTGCCGTGACGCAGTGCGACGTGAGAAATTTCATGCGCCATCACGCCTGCGAGTTCCCCTTCGTTTTTCGCCGCAGCAATCGCCCCCGCGTTGACGTACATAAATCCGCCGGGCAAGGCAAAGGCGTTTACATCG encodes:
- a CDS encoding M48 family metalloprotease, with translation MLKKKLPVILIVLAMMVAQLACGGGSGTRMGSKKSDTHFKPGFNLFSPEQDVEMGKQSAAEIEKQTPILRDQQIQNFIIRVGEKLAAKAPGFKFPYQFKVTAVRDVNAFALPGGFMYVNAGAIAAAKNEGELAGVMAHEISHVALRHGTNQATKAYIAQAGLSVLGGLAGGSDTDLGQVIQAIGGAGANALFLKFGRTAETQADIEGARIMAEAGYDPRDLANFFQTLEKLSGGKRVPEIMSDHPDPGNRVKAIADIYSSLPVSANPVRTTPEFEQIKARLTGNRSAMTSEEPRRVGKVPTYMGNRPEPPSSEFKSYQAKDDSFALEVPANWEGATSDEVNLIFAPQGAYGEMEGTVYATHGIFIGAMPVEQHDLESATEAFVRAQISANPDFQLARQPEAINFGDRQGYATVLAGQSPVTGVMEIDVIYTTATSDGRLFYFVTICPQDEIEKYKPAFQQIIQSIRLAR